The sequence below is a genomic window from Microcebus murinus isolate Inina chromosome 4, M.murinus_Inina_mat1.0, whole genome shotgun sequence.
CTCAATAGATCAGAATTGTAAAATTTCCAAAAAAGATATGTGAAAGAAATATAACTGAGTAGATAGTTCTCAATATTTAACACAGATAACTATACATGgaataaatttcatatggaaaacTAAATTATATTACCAATTTTGAACAAATTAGGGTTTATAGTGTTTATTCTCCCTAAAAATGTGCTACTTTGTCTTTAAGTTTCAACAAAGCTTTCTTCACCTCTTTGTTCCTCAGTGTGTTCACAACAAGGTTGAGAAGGGGTGTCAGCACAGTGTAGAAGACTGCCACAGCCCCATCCACAGCTTCCCTGGAGCCTGGCCTCAGGTAAATGAAAAGACCAGGACTGAAGAAACAAAGGACCACGGTACAGTGGGAGGCACAGGTCTGAAAGGCTCTGTGTCTGCCCTCTGAGGTGCGGATCCTCAGGATGGAACAGACGCTGGACATGTAGGACAGTGCTATCAAAAGAAAGCAGCCCGAGGCCACCATGCCAACGCTCACAAAGATAACCATCTCAATGGTGGAGGTGTCCGCACAGGCCAGTTTGAGGATAGGTGGGGCATCGCACAGATAGTGCTGGATCTGGCTGGGCCCACAGAAGGGCGAATGGAATGTCAGTATGGTCTGGACAGCGGAGTGCAGAGAGCCACTGAGCCAAGTGCTGGTGGCCAGGAGGGCACAGGTTCTCCCACTCATCATGCTGGCACACCTGAGTGGGTAAGTGATGGCCAGGTAGCGATCATAGGACATGACCGTGTAGAGGAAGCACTCTGTGCTCCCCAGGAGGTGGAAGCAATAGAGCTGGGCCATGCAGCTGTGGAAGGAGATAGCTCCGCCACCCGGGGCCACCAAGGTCATGAGCATTTTGGGCACCGTGACAGTGGAGAACCACATGTCAATGAAGGACAGGTTGGTGAGGAAGtagtacatgggggtgtggaggTGAGAATCCAGCCTGATCACTAGGAGGATGAGGAGGTTTCCCAGCACGGTGAGCACATAAAGGGCCAGCAGGGCCCTTTGCTCCTCGTCTCACCAGGTTTTAATCCAAGTGTCAGCTGGGACTCCAATCTCATCTGAGGCTCAGTATTCTCTACCACGCTTCCTCAGGGTGTTTGCAGGATTCTATGCCTTGCAGTTTTGGACTGAGGTCCCAGTTTTATTCTAGTTGCCACCATGGGACCTAGGATCCTAGGCACCTGGTGTTTACAACATGAAAGTTTCTTCAAAGCCAGTATGAGAatctttttccagttttctatgACAGTGTCCTATAGTATAATATACTTGAGGGTTGATATCCCATCATATGTCTAGGTCCCACCCACAGTCAAAGGGAGGCTAATAAATAGGGAGTGTGTACTAGTGGGTAGAAGTCTTGGCATTTACTTGCAATTTTACCTTTCATACCCTATTTTTGTTGCATGCAGGGTTATAGGAAAACTGAAAACCACAAGAATTTGTTGGTAGCAATGATATATCAAAAGTCCTTTGTATACCTAAACCATTCTCTAATTTCCTCATAATTTAGTTGGCATTTTTAACATCACTTACCTCACTTAGAAGTTGTATGGATTCAATAGGATGATACATTTAAAGtacttagtacagtgcctggcacttaataaCTGCTCAGTAAATGACAGTGCATCATATAATACATTGTGCCTTGCAACTGTATTGCAAAATTGCCTTTTATGATTTtactaagagaaaaataagtaaattctcTCAATGTTTCCATAAACTTTTTGCCAATTTCATAGCTAGGTCTTGTGGAATATTTGATCCCTGGTATTATTACTGTTCCCTCCCCCACTGCCACTGCTTGCTTTCAAAAGGATTCTCTCAGATCTTTCACAGCAGGTAGGAATCTCAGCAAAACTACTTATTGGACACCCTACAACCTCCTAAATGATCTGCACAACTCAAGGCCTCATGCAAGTCTGACCCTTGGCTTCTCTTACATTTTACCAGCCCGGTGAGGTCTAGCAGATGATGTTTGTTATGTGCTGTCCTGACTGCAATCTACTGGACACGGCCAGCTTTCTACCACAAACCCTTCTATCATAgatgtgtaaatattttctaatatgggCTTTGTTAGATTTCATGTTTCTCCCACCATCACCTACTCCTCATGCTCATAAACACAGGAAATATTCTCATAAAAGAAGACAATTCCATCAAGTTAGTATTTATGATCTGAGATAGGAAAATGGACCTAAGCAAAAGAAGGAGAGTATGTTTGCTTGATGTCAAGAAAAGTTGGGATTATGTACCATTGAATTTGAGGCAGAAATGAGGTTTTTGACTAAACACAAAATGTTCTCTTAGTTCAAGATGCTATTAATTGTTTGGTGAGAAGAGACAGAAACTGGTTCACCAAACAAGAGAAACTAAGATCTCTGCTCTTAGCAAAGGCCCAGGGAATGTGGCTCAAATTACATTAAGGCTGTATTTTTCAAGTAGGAGAATAAATAGCAGGGACAGGATTATTGCAATTATCAACATGGATATTAGAActccaaaaatggaaaaagcataacaaatttttACTGTTTCTGGAAGAATAAATTCCCATAACTTCATGACCAGATTTgatgaaatatgaaaatttttctcAGATGAAGTCCAAGTTAGTCTGAGACCTAAGGCAAGAGCCTCAATCGACAGGATCGATGTTTACTTGAGTATTCGTGATATAGTAACTTAGTCTCCTTAGTTTCTACTTGTATCTTCTCAgttatcatctatctatctatctatctatctatctatctatctatctatctatctatctatctatctatctacctacctacttaCCTACCTATCTATCCCTCTATCTACCTAGATGACTGATTTTAGAACAAAGTCTAAGAATTCCCAAATATCTTACTTCTGGAAGAAAGTTTGAggtaaaggaaagaaggaaagcagaGGCAACTAAAAATCTACCTTTCTAAGAACTCACCATACAGTATGTGAATTGTTTCAGTAGTAAAACTCATGTGAggtttttcttcaaatatttttactctCCACgtgctattcacaggcatgagtTACATGGCATCGCTCAAAGAACATGTACGCAATGTTGAGATAGAGAGGTCCATTTTTAGTCAAGAACAAAACTAGCTGAAGTGCAGGAAACAGAAACTAACGTGGGTAGGAGATTAATTTGATTTAGGTCTCAGGGGTTGGATTTGCTCTTGGGTTTTCATGTTCCCTCGGTGAGCACAAAAACAACAGAAGACCAGGGGAAGGTTTGTCATAATCACACACATATTTCCCTCTGTGTTTCTTGTTTGAACCCTTCTGGGATAAGTCATGTCTTCCTGGAACTAATATTTATACCAAGATAAACAAAGGAGGACTTAACCTTTCCTTCTCCAGTGATTGACAGACACTCACAACTGCTTGCTTCCAACACAAAATTTCTAGGATCCATAAATTGTTATCACCGTGCTGTGCTCTTTAGCTCAATATACTGTCtctttcaccattttttattgAGATTTAAAACATCCAAATTCCCAATCTTTtctgttattgttatttatagcttttgattgacattttcctcaaaaatttccatgcataatttatttttcaattatataagTAACAATTGCATTTTATTGCCATCATAATTCCCATCACTTGTTAAAAGCAtgagaaaacacttaaaatattttataagtgtaCTGACTTTTGTAAATTAGCTGTTCataaactttcatttcttttttcatggtaatactctttttaaaatttttctatacttttacaTATTAAGAACatcaatacattattttattgttagaTGAAATGTGCtttcaaatttgtcttttaaaaatttttttctatacttttttttttttttttttttttgagacagagtctcgctttgttgcccaggctagagtgagtgccatggcgtcagcctagctcacagcaacctcaaactcctgggctcaagcaatcctcctgcctcagcctcccaagtagctgggactacaggcatgcgccaccatgcccggctaattttttgtgtatatattagttggccaattaatttctttctatttttatagtagagacggggtctcgctcttgctcaggctggtttcgaactcctgacctcgagcaatccgcccgcctcggcctcccagagagctagaattacaggcgtgagccaccgcgcccggcctctatacttttttttaatattctaggAAGTTTTGCCAATCAATTTCAATATGGTTTTTGATGTGGATGATGTTGGTGATGTTTGTTTTAACAAAGTTTTCCTTACAACCAACATTTATCAGTATtcacttatataatatttaatgcttcaagctttacttttcttcctttggaattaattttattttggctgtGGTTATAATATAAAGAtgttttttattgtctttataatTTGAGATTGTAAGTGTAATTACTTCATTGACTTAAGTGTTTTCTTAGGAATTTCAGTTAAgttcctaaattttattttccttattagaATTGCTTATTAAGCTCTAGGTTTATTAACTCAagcagatgggaaggggagagCGGGTTgcataaattcacacctaacaggtaaaatgcacactatctgggtgatggggaCATGTATAACCTTGACTCAAAGTGTACAAAAGCAagacatgtaaccaaaacatttgtacccccacaatattctgaaataaaaaaaaataaaataaaacaaaatgcttcCAAGAATACAATaacttattaagaaaaataatagactATGACCAAGTAGACTATAATGTAGGAATACATGATTGGTTTAATATTGAATAATCCATGAATATCTTATGTCATATTAATAGATTTTGGTGTACATGAATTCtgtccttcatttttttaaatttttctgtaagtttagcattttaaaatagaaggttTTTCTTaattagaagaaatttaaatattatactcATCTTTGAGCAAggaatatcttttcttttatctaaatCATGTTTTGTGTCACTCGGCTGGCTTTTCTTCTtcagatttccttctttctttttaaacagctTATTGAGGTATATTTTGCATGTTATTAATTCACCTGTTAAAAGTGTAACTTGATGATTATTAGTAAATTTACGGAATTGTCTATTCCCACaatacaattttagaacattttgatcACTTCAGAAAGATCTCTTATCCCCATTTGCAGTCATTTCTTATTCTCACGTTCAGCCCCAGGCATCCAGTGATcaaatgtctgtttttatagatttgtctttttaggacatttcataaaaatagaatcatataatatgtcatcttttgtgcctggtttctttcacttagcttaataTTCTTGAcatctattcattttataaactatattagTGCTTTGTTCCATCTTATTGCTAAATGACATCCCATTGAATGGatatactcattttttttatccatttaccgGCTGATGATCAATAAACTGGTTGTTTCCAATCTTTATCTACTGTGCATTATTCTGCTATTAACATTTATATGCAAGTgcttgtgtggacataagttttcatttctcttgaatagATTTCTAGGAATGGAGATGGCAGGTCTTATGGTAAAAGCATCtacaacttttaaagaaaatgtcaaactgTTTGCCAAAGTAGGGTGTCCATTTTACACTTCATTAGCAATGTATGggggtttcagtttctccacatccaaTAATACTGGTtactcttcatcttttttttaatcatgccCATTCTAGAAGGGTATGAAAAGACAAATCTAAACATAGTTGGTTGAAATATCAGGAGTACACATATACAACTGATGTAAATAACATTATAATGTACTGATCTACCCAACATTGGAATGGACTCTTTTGTGAAACAGGGATTGCTTCTTTAGTGAACTTCCTCAAGCAGAAGTTCCATAACTTTTTGTCAGGAACATCATAGGAGATGTCATTGCACAAATTATTGGATATAATGAAATTTAAGGTCCTATAATATATGCCCTGATCTATCCTAAGGAAAATAATAGTAGCTACATTAAAAGGAGAACCAACGATAATATCCCAATTTTAAATTTGAGAagtgaaagaagagaaatcaagTACCATGACTTATAACTTTCAACTAATAAGTGGCTGAACATGGGCTTAAACTGAAGTTTACAGGGATCTGAAGAAAATTGATTCCTTTCTATTTCTACTGTTCTATCCCCCAAGATGTTAGAAAaggtataaattttttttcctgtttttcctctTAGGTAGATATGACACATGTACATAGATCATTAAAACACTGCAAGATATTACATGCTCaggtattttttaataattatcataaaTGCCATTAGGTTACAGGAATTAATAAATCagtatgagagaaaatatttataaagtgttcCTAGAAGAATTAAAGTTCAAATTCAACCATAAAGAATACATTTGAGAAGGTAGAGATTAAAGCTGTTCCATTCATGTTTAAAAATGGAATGCTATGATGAGGTCAGGAAGTGATCATGGCAAACTGAGAAGATGAGGCAAGCAACATTTCTGGATATCAGGAATTTCTTTTAGGGAATTGCAggacataaagatttttttatgatTACTGGAAACAATTTACAGATAATTTTGAATATCAGACAGAGATACACTTTATATCTTAGGTAGTGGGGAACAgtaaaaaggagatattaaaacTACTATTTTAAGAAGACTGACAAAGAAATTGAATACagaatcatttcatttattagGGAATAAGTAACAGATAGGACATAAAATGCCAGTGTGAAAATCTAGGCATAAAATATGCAAAGGCAGTTCCATGTAAAATCCATGGAAATTGAAGGGACaatgcagggggtggggagaagtttaaagaaaattttcacttAATGTAACATCTAATTAGGTTTAGGaggtaaaaaatggaaaaattcaaagAGAACTCTTGAGTTTCTATTATGGCCCAGGGGAATGGCTCAACAACCAAAAAGGGAATAGGCAAACAATTCCCAAAAGTTTGAAACAGAGTTTACAGGAAGAACATGAAATGTACTGAACAAATTGTCCTGGTAATTACTCTACCCTCCAAGGCTTCATGTCATACACGTGAGAGTTGTGGGTAGCTGAAATTTGAAAGAACTCCCTCTGGGAGAGGGATGGGTGGGGCTGCTGTGTTTCTGGCTGATGTAATAACACCCAAATTCCCGGCAAGACTTACCTGAAAATGGGATGCACAGTCTGTTGACACACAGCATAAAGAACCTGCCTATCCACATCTGCAGCATGTCAGAGTAAATTAGGAAGGCAGAGGCATCACTATTCtggaatacatgaaaaatatatacatatatataaatatatacattgagaacAGAATTTATAATCCATATTTATCTTGCCATTATTTATGGAGTGCATTTCTGCAAATAATTCTTACAGTCCTTTATGTGTGTCACAAAGACTGCAGATCTCATATTGAAAGACTCATTACAAGCAGCAAGAAAACACTAGAACAGTACATAACTGTGAATTGAACCTATATATCATTTCTTGCTTACTGGCCAAGACCAAGACGGTGTGGTCCAGTGGATAATGATATTTCAGGAGAGGGAAACAGCTATTTACTATGTTAATGTCCATTTTGTAGCAAGGGCAGTCTAGCCACTCTGTGTGTGAGAAGGTGCCCATGGAGACAGAACACCCCAACCAGACGGCGGTGAGCCACTTCGTCCTGGAGGGTCTGATGTACACAGCTGAACACCCTcgcctcttctttctcctcttcctcctcatctacACCGTCACCGTGACTGGGAATCTCCTCATTCTCATAACCGTGGGCTCTGACCCTCACCTCCGCTCCCCCATGTACCACTTCCTGGGGCACCTCTCCTTCCTGGACGCGTGTTTGTCTACAGTGACAGTGCCCAAGGTCATGGCGGGCCTGCTGACACCGGCCGGGAGGCTGATCTCCTTTGAGGGCTGCGCCGTTCAGCTTTACTGCTTCCACTTCCTGGCCAGCACCGAGTGCTTCCTGTACACAGTCATGGCTTACGACCGCTACCTGGCTATCTGTCAACCCCTGCACTACCCAGTGGCCATGAACAGGCGCGTGTGTGCGGGGCTGGCTGCAATCACCTGGGCCACAGGTGCCGTGCACTCTGCTATCCACACCTCCCTCACCTTCCGCCTGCTCTACTGCGGGCCTCACCTCATCGCCTACTTCTTCTGTGACATCCCCCCTGTGCTGAAGCTGGCCTGTGCGGACACCACCATTAACGAGCTTGTCATGCTTGCCAACATTGGCATCCTGGGTATAGGCTGCCTGAGCCTCATCGTCGTGTCCTACGTCTTCATCGTGGCGGCCGTGTTGCGCATGCGCACGGCCGAGGGCCGGCGGCGGGCCTTCTCCACGTGCACCGCCCACCTCACCGTGGTGCTCCTGTACTACCTGCCGCCCGTCTGCATCTACCTGCAGCCTCGCTCCGCCGGGGCGGGAGCTGGCGCCCCTGCTGTCTTCTACACCATAGTCACTCCCATGCTCAACCCTTTCATTTACACCCTGCGGAACAAAGAGGTGAAGCGGGCTCTGCGGAGGCTTCTGTGCCACAGCTCCAGGGAGTGCCAGGCAGGCAGCCCACCCCCCTGACCCTGGTCACTCTCGGGATTTGCCTGCCAGGGAATCGGTTATTCTCACCTCAGTATGAGGAGGGAAAGTCATTCAAGTGGAAATCAGAAGAACTGAGCTGCAGCTCAGCCACaaacttccctccctccccacctgctttGGTCAGCGGCCTGCTTCAGGGTCTGGGTCACAAatctttcatctgtaaaaagaagGGGCTGGATTCGGTGATGTCTAGGGTATCTCCAAAATCTAAGTTCTATGGCTCAGAGGTATGTGAAAGGCTATTCATATCCTCATTTACTTCACTAAGTGATATTTCTTActtgttatgaaataattttgttaaatctATAGTTCATGTTAAAGAATACCGAAAACAGAAATGTTAAGGTACAAATAATACAATGAACCTTTGTATACGTATCTCCCAGAGAAGAAACCATATTTTTTAGAATGATAAAGAACATCTGCAAGgagagaagtgacttgcccaagatgaCTTGGAAAGTGTCATCTTTATTCTTCCACTCATGGTAGTGTATAACTGAGGTCACCCTGAGTGGTAGAATAACATGATTTTGGAGTCAGCGGTATTCTAGTGCTGATCCCACCAGCCACTAGTTCTAGGATTTTATCATACTTGGAGTTTTACTGTCTTCTGTTAAAAGTAAGATTAGAAAAAAACTACTTTGTATGGTtttatgaggactaaatgagacaaTTATGTTAATGCCTGGAGTAAGTAGGTGCTCCAGTTTCTTACCAAGCAAGCTAAAATATCAAGGAGAGCTCACCCTACAAGCTAAGGTTCTAACTGTCTCTGAAGGATTGGCAAGGTTTCGATATCTTCATTGAACAAGCATTTATGGAGCaactacaaaaaagacatttctAGACTTTAAAGTGATAAAAGTTAGTTCAAGGTTCTAGTTAAAGTAGCTTGCCATAGAAGTGGGAAGAGTCATGCTGTGTTGAGAAAATGAGTGAATGACCCCAGACTACTCTGTGGACTGTCGAGGGCCTTGAATGCCATACAAAAGAATTTAGATTCTGTGCTAAGAGTCCTACCTGTTTATTTCATCTCTTCTTCACCACCTGTAGGGCTGCCTTCATTATGAGAAGCCACTCTTTTAAATGCTAAAtcatgaaataaatgagaaaagagagagaaaaaagaggcaGTAGAATGACCAGTTATTCATTATAACATCCTAGACATAAgagaaaaaatgtgttaaatttggGTGAAGACATTGGAGATGAAGAAGCATTTTATAGAATTagattagaaatgttttaaatgggaaaaattgaaagactATTAGAATGGGCACAGTAACTAATAACTTTTGACCTACATATGTGCATGGGCACTGTGCTAGTTGCTGTATCCATATTAATTCCCCTGAGAACTATATTTCAaggcaaaatttttgtttttatttatgttatatagATGAAGGAACCCATATAAGAGAGGTAAATTAACTTTTATGAGGCCATGTCCATAATTATAGTTGAAGCCAGGATTTCAACTCAAATCTGTGTGGCTTTGAAGACTACACATTTCAATTATACCTTGAAGATAATCAAATCCCACCCCCATTGTTTACTCAATTATATTAGAGGCCTCAAAATTATTCTAGGCTTTTAAACAAGGAAGCCCTCCTTGAGATATGGATTCCCTGACCTTTGGATGGTGTCTACTCAGCTTTAATTATAGAGTCTGAACCCAACATTTCagggatggaaaaagacattGGAATAAAAGGGGGCAAAGAGAGAAAAACGAAGTGAAAATGCAGCATTCATCCAGAAATCAAAGCTGTTATCCCGTTCAAATATCTTGGAGTTATTCATATATTTGTAGGAATGCCAGGAGTGAGTCTGCCAAACTCAGCATTCCCATCAAAGCAGACTTCAAATACAGGTAGGATATATGGAAAGTCAAACACAGAAAGGGTGGGGGTGCTGAAACAAGCTATGGTCTTGTCCTACACCAGTCCTCAATCTTGTCAAATGGCTACCTTCTGAAATCAAAGGATAAATGACTGAAGAAGATTGTGGCTGTGCAATTCCAgtcatatttttcatcttctcaaCTTTGTCCTTAACACTTTTATATCTGCCTATTCAGTGAGAACCATTCACTATCTCAAATTCTACTCCCCCATCTTTGTATCTGTTTCTTGTGCATTGTGGGTTATCCATCTCATTGGCTCATTTATAATAGGCCTTCATAATGGCACTAATTGATACCCTCTCTTATCAAATGTTTCATGTGCATAACTAGATTGTGAGGACTTTAAGAGCAAAGGCCCCTTATAACTCTCAagtgttccatgaaaaaaaaaactcaggaaaatatTTGTCTCAtctcagtaaaatatttattaagtcaaGTATTCAGgatctagaaataaaataagacacataCACTTTCTTCACAATAAATTTATcaagtagaaatatttattttgtatccagtagaggaaagagaaattctttatcctaattgttttcttctttggcatatttctatctttgggtttaattttcagatttatgagatttgttatgtatatatattacagtTTTAATTGAAATTTGAAGGGAAAAGGGACTGAAGAATTAATTAGcattaactaaaatgaaaaaactcTACAAAAGGAGAACAACTAcatatagttattattttcccAGCTCACCTATAATGCAAACAGTGCAagaactgatatttttctttatgattaatatgaaaataaaagtgtCATTTGACCATGGTAATTTGCATGGAAGGACATACTACAAGAATGACTAGGTATTCTTACCATTGGTTATCCTATGGCATGGAATTTCTGAGGCAGAAGTTCACCAGTACTCTGGAAGGTGGTGTGTACAAAGGGAACTATAATACATGTAGTCAAGTGAACTAACTGCCCTCAGAGAATGATGGACTTCCACAGTAGCAGTTGCTTTCAAATAATGAGTTtcaggctatttttaaaataagataaagatatGTAAAACATGTGATTGTGTCTTCCCTCACTGATAGTAATAGAACTTAATAAAATAGCATGTGGCCTGGCCTGGAAGCCGCGAGGAAACAGCCCTGTAATCATCCCAGTGCAGCCAGTGCTGGGCCCCTGTCCTGTCCAGAGCCACCACCCAAACCCAGGGTGTGACAGGGTGGCAGTGAGCAGGAAAGAAGTTGGGTTGTTTGGTAGCAACACAGGAGACACCAAAAGGAAGTGGGGCAAGCCCTGCTTTATACCGTCCAAGCACATGTGGGAAGCTTTCCTGACACCCTGTAACTCCTCACCTTtcatgaagcagaaaataaactccaAGCAGCCagcaaaaaaaaacacacaaaaaacaacaacaaatatatatatatgtatatatgtatatgacttatatatatgacatatatatatgacTTCCTAATTCATATCTACTCTACATTGGGCATTGTTAGATTTCCTGTCTATTTAATAGATGTACTTATTTTTAgtattgatttatatttccctattttactgatgagtttaacaataattttaaatacttattcaCTGTTCAGATTTTATATTCTATGAAGGCATATCCATTTATTTTGCCAGTTTCTGAAATTGGAcgtttttttcttattggtttataattgttatatttatgCATAGGTATGTGTTTTCAATTACATGTGCTCCAAATAACTTCTGCTAGTATATAGCctgtcttttgattttcttcatgGTGACTTATGATGAAGAGAAATTCTAAGTTCTTTAGCCAGTCACTTAGATAAACCCTATCATTATTTCTAATAACTTGTCAGTAAATTATAGACAAGTcattgtatctaaaaaaaaaaaaagaaagcaattttcttCGAGGTAAGGATTCCCCAAGCTTTGAATAGAAGTATTTGAACTTTGATCTTTGTATCTCAAAAATTTACCAAACTCTAAAACATTAGAAAAGGTTGTGTTTTCCAAAGGTGACTACAACAATCTCCAACAAACCAGT
It includes:
- the LOC105885139 gene encoding olfactory receptor 10G9-like translates to MKDEEQRALLALYVLTVLGNLLILLVIRLDSHLHTPMYYFLTNLSFIDMWFSTVTVPKMLMTLVAPGGGAISFHSCMAQLYCFHLLGSTECFLYTVMSYDRYLAITYPLRCASMMSGRTCALLATSTWLSGSLHSAVQTILTFHSPFCGPSQIQHYLCDAPPILKLACADTSTIEMVIFVSVGMVASGCFLLIALSYMSSVCSILRIRTSEGRHRAFQTCASHCTVVLCFFSPGLFIYLRPGSREAVDGAVAVFYTVLTPLLNLVVNTLRNKEVKKALLKLKDKVAHF
- the LOC105885149 gene encoding olfactory receptor 10S1, with product MAGLMVKASTTFKENVKLFAKVDMTHVHRSLKHCKILHAQQGQSSHSVCEKVPMETEHPNQTAVSHFVLEGLMYTAEHPRLFFLLFLLIYTVTVTGNLLILITVGSDPHLRSPMYHFLGHLSFLDACLSTVTVPKVMAGLLTPAGRLISFEGCAVQLYCFHFLASTECFLYTVMAYDRYLAICQPLHYPVAMNRRVCAGLAAITWATGAVHSAIHTSLTFRLLYCGPHLIAYFFCDIPPVLKLACADTTINELVMLANIGILGIGCLSLIVVSYVFIVAAVLRMRTAEGRRRAFSTCTAHLTVVLLYYLPPVCIYLQPRSAGAGAGAPAVFYTIVTPMLNPFIYTLRNKEVKRALRRLLCHSSRECQAGSPPP